Proteins encoded together in one Lathyrus oleraceus cultivar Zhongwan6 chromosome 5, CAAS_Psat_ZW6_1.0, whole genome shotgun sequence window:
- the LOC127079186 gene encoding uncharacterized mitochondrial protein AtMg00810-like — protein MSLGYSQSQADCSLYVKSTSTSFTTLLVYVDDIVLVGNSLDEIHYVKHILDQQFSIKDLGKLRYFLGFEIARSTKGIFMNQRKYTLHLLEDTGYLAAKPSSVPFDPNLKLSTSVGQPLADPSSYRRLIGRLIYLTNSRPDISYVIHHLSQYVVKPLAPHYQAATRILRYLKSAPAKGILFSAASPLKLYGFADSDWARCPETRKSITGFYVILGSSLICWKSKKQNTIFRSSTKAEYKALASLSCELQWLQFLFRDFLIEFPQAASVYCDINPFNLY, from the coding sequence ATGTCTCTTGGCTATTCACAATCTCAAGCTGACTGTTCTTTGTATGTTAAATCCACCTCCACCAGTTTCACAACTTTACtagtgtatgtggatgacatagTTTTAGTTGGTAATTCCCTTGATGAAATTCATTATGTTAAGCATATTTTGGATCAACAGTTTAGCATCAAAGATTTAGGCAAGTTGAGATACTTTTTAGGCTTTGAGATTGCTAGGTCAACTAAAGGTATTTTCATGAATCAAAGGAAATATACCCTCCATTTGCTTGAAGACACAGGTTATTTGGCAGCCAAACCATCTTCTGTACCATTTGACCCCAATCTAAAGTTGTCTACTTCAGTTGGTCAACCTCTTGCTGATCCCTCCTCTTACAGGAGACTTATTGGTCGCTTAATCTACCTTACAAATAGCAGGCCTGATATATCTTATGTTATACATCATTTGAGTCAGTATGTTGTAAAGCCTCTTGCCCCTCATTATCAGGCTGCCACTAGAATCCTAAGATATCTCAAGTCTGCACCTGCTAAGGGAATCCTTTTTTCTGCTGCTAGTCCTCTAAAACTATATGGTTTTGCAGATTCAGATTGGGCCAGATGCCCAGAGACTCGAAAATCAATTACAGGGTTTTATGTTATCCTTGGATCCTCACTCATTTGCTGGAAATCTAAGAAACAAAACACTATTTTTCGTTCTTCCACTAAAGCCGAATACAAAGCTTTGGCCTCCTTATCTTGTGAACTGCAATGGCTTCAATTTCTTTTTCGAGATTTCCTCATTGAGTTTCCTCAGGCTGCTTCTGTTTACTGTGACATCAACCCATTCAATCTTTATTGA
- the LOC127088262 gene encoding O-fucosyltransferase 31: protein MKLHPLSQINHSQKTAFLGVFLSVLPFFSPNLFQPLARASPSMFSEWIAPKPRHVTLLQGALQHKTSLQVQANLWSPLPFQGWKPCTIHPKSPSLPEKSQGYIQVFLDGGLNQQKMGICDAVAVAKILNATLVVPHFEVNPVWQDSSSFADIFDVDHFIDVLRDEVSIVKELPSEHSWSTREYYATGIRDTRIKTAPVQATAEWYIENVLPILQSYGVAAIAPFSHRLTFNGLPSDIQRLRCKVNFEALNFVPHLQELGSIIVQRLRYNATVTQDEANDYLLEETNKLGKRQSGKFVVLHLRFDKDMAAHSACDFGGGKAEKLALAKYRQVLWQGRVLNSQFTDEELRNQGRCPLTPEEIGLLLAALGFNNKTRLYLASHKVYGGKARLETLSKLFPFMEDKKSLASEEKLAKVKGKASLLAAIDYYVSMHSDIFISASPGNMHNALVAHRAYKNMKTIRPSMGLLGQLFQNKSMSWPEFHHAVLDGHKNRQGQIRLRKEKQSIYTYPAPDCMCKAD, encoded by the exons ATGAAGCTTCATCCTTTGAGCCAAATCAACCACTCTCAAAAAACCGCTTTTCTCGGCGTTTTCCTCTCCGTCTTACCATTTTTCTCTCCCAATCTCTTCCAACCTCTCGCTCGTGCTTCGCCTTCCATGTTCTCC GAATGGATCGCTCCTAAACCTAGGCATGTTACATTGCTACAGGGTGCTCTGCAACACAAAACT TCTCTTCAAGTACAAGCTAATCTCTGGTCTCCCCTTCCTTTCCAAGGATGGAAACCTTGTACCATACATCCAAAATCACCTT CGCTACCTGAAAAGTCTCAGGGTTATATTCAAGTTTTTCTCGATGGAGGATTGAACCAGCAGAAGATGGGG ATATGTGATGCAGTAGCTGTTGCTAAGATTTTGAATGCAACGTTGGTGGTCCCGCATTTTGAAGTGAATCCCGTTTGGCAAGATTCAAG TTCATTTGCAGATATATTTGATGTGGATCACTTCATTGATGTTCTCCGTGATGAAGTATCTATAGTGAAAGAGCTTCCCAGTGAGCATTCTTGGAGCACAAGAGAGTACTATGCCACGGGCATCAGGGATACTAGAATTAAAACAGCACCAGTTCAAGCTACTGCAGAGTGGTATATAGAAAATGTATTGCCGATACTTCAGAG TTATGGTGTTGCTGCTATTGCACCGTTCTCTCATCGCTTGACATTCAACGGCTTACCATCTGACATCCAGCGTCTCCGTTGTAAGGTCAACTTTGAAGCATTGAACTTTGTTCCACATCTACAGGAATTAGGAAGTATCATTGTTCAGCGCCTTCGCTACAATGCTACTGTCACCCAAGATGAAGCAAATGACTATTTGCTAGAGGAAACCAATAAGCTAGGAAAACGACAAAGCGGGAAGTTTGTTGTGTTGCATCTGCGTTTTGATAAA GATATGGCTGCCCATTCAGCCTGTGATTTTGGTGGGGGTAAAGCTGAGAAACTTGCTCTAGCTAAATACAGGCAGGTGCTTTGGCAGGGAAGAGTGTTGAATTCTCAATTCACAGATGAAGAGTTGAGAAATCAGGGGCGTTGCCCACTGACTCCAGAAGAGATTGGATTGCTCCTAGCTGCTTTGGGGTTCAACAACAAAACACGGCTTTATCTTGCTTCCCACAAG GTTTATGGTGGAAAAGCTAGGTTGGAAACTTTAAGCAAGTTATTTCCTTTTATGGAAGATAAGAAGAGTCTAGCCTCTGAAGAGAAACTTGCAAAGGTTAAAGGAAAGGCATCACTATTAGCCGCTATTGATTATTATGTGAGCATGCACAGTGACATCTTCATTTCTGCTTCTCCAGGCAATATGCACAATGCTCTG GTGGCGCACCGTGCTTATAAGAATATGAAGACTATCAGACCAAGCATGGGACTTTTGGGCCAGCTATTTCAAAACAAGAGCATGAGCTGGCCAGAATTTCATCATGCAGTTCTTGATGGGCATAAGAACAGACAAGGGCAGATAAGATTAAGAAAGGAGAAGCAATCAATATACACCTATCCAGCTCCTGATTGCATGTGTAAAGCTGATTGA